The following are encoded together in the Pseudomonas maumuensis genome:
- a CDS encoding DNA cytosine methyltransferase: MPPNALNDVAWKDYKSMNSRSDHVLTLFSGAGGFSYGFASAGLKPLCGAELDKSACQSYEANVGSTCHNVDLSQTPPSFFKDLLDGKEPFAIIGGPPCQGFSTAGSRNATDPRNRLIYNYLHIVEEVKPRWFIFENVEGLLTSGHGEAVSSLVREFLKIGYSVRVEKVNLAGYGVPQTRKRVLIIGNRIGSVFRFPEEQFSYNSGKTKKSSNNPFAPTLLESIGGLGTAAEQRKHTAEYSSSSPTNLYDALMREGNQSGLVTEHFDSTNAEDTRRYSLLACGQTMKDLPEELWHDSFRRRAFRRVQDGTPTEKRGGAPSGIKRLHGDLQSLTITGAACREFIHPSLDRPLTIRECARIQSFPDKYEFSGNASSVMQQIGNAVPPIAAAVFAKHLQELDGMHGSDLSTLPQVQSPRLLGYQLTEATGMSEALKKTDSLLKGILQRELEHT; the protein is encoded by the coding sequence ATGCCCCCCAATGCACTCAACGACGTAGCTTGGAAAGACTACAAATCGATGAATTCAAGATCTGATCATGTCCTAACGCTGTTCTCCGGAGCGGGAGGTTTTTCTTATGGATTCGCCTCAGCAGGGCTCAAGCCCCTATGTGGTGCGGAGCTAGACAAGAGTGCCTGCCAAAGCTACGAAGCCAACGTGGGAAGCACGTGTCATAACGTGGACCTTTCGCAAACGCCGCCTTCGTTTTTCAAAGACTTGCTTGACGGTAAAGAACCCTTCGCCATTATCGGAGGACCACCATGCCAAGGCTTCAGCACTGCCGGTTCAAGAAACGCTACCGACCCGCGCAACAGACTCATCTACAACTACCTGCATATTGTTGAGGAAGTAAAACCACGCTGGTTCATCTTTGAGAACGTCGAGGGGCTGTTGACCTCCGGGCATGGTGAGGCTGTATCTTCGCTCGTTCGAGAGTTCCTAAAGATTGGCTACAGCGTCCGAGTCGAAAAGGTCAACCTAGCAGGATATGGCGTACCTCAAACACGCAAGCGAGTCCTGATAATTGGCAATCGGATCGGCTCAGTCTTCCGTTTCCCTGAAGAGCAGTTCTCCTACAATTCGGGAAAAACAAAAAAGAGTTCTAACAATCCATTCGCACCCACGCTATTGGAATCTATCGGCGGACTCGGCACAGCAGCCGAGCAAAGGAAGCATACCGCTGAGTACTCCAGTTCTTCACCTACGAACCTTTACGACGCGTTGATGCGTGAAGGCAATCAGTCTGGCTTAGTGACTGAGCACTTTGACAGCACTAACGCCGAGGATACGCGCCGCTACAGCCTTCTAGCGTGCGGTCAGACAATGAAGGATCTTCCTGAAGAGCTTTGGCATGATAGTTTTCGCAGGCGAGCTTTTCGCCGCGTGCAAGATGGAACGCCCACGGAGAAACGAGGAGGAGCGCCCTCTGGTATCAAACGTCTTCATGGTGACTTGCAAAGCCTGACCATTACTGGAGCAGCTTGTCGCGAATTTATCCACCCGAGTCTAGACCGACCTCTGACGATTCGTGAGTGCGCGCGCATTCAGTCCTTTCCAGACAAATATGAGTTTTCAGGGAACGCCTCCAGCGTCATGCAGCAAATTGGCAATGCGGTCCCTCCAATAGCTGCTGCCGTCTTCGCCAAACACCTTCAAGAGCTTGATGGCATGCATGGCTCCGACCTATCCACATTGCCTCAAGTACAGTCACCCAGGCTCCTCGGATACCAATTGACAGAAGCTACCGGCATGAGTGAGGCCCTGAAGAAAACGGACTCCCTCCTAAAAGGAATTTTACAGCGCGAACTTGAGCACACATGA
- a CDS encoding TonB-dependent receptor codes for MPASYRLPPVSRPSQRLSPISFAVRCAVLGCLLGSGASLAQAAPAATENSRPDDATRRDYDIAQGPLGTSLGVFAKQSGLLLSYDPDLTRGRAAPALKGRYTVQEGARRLLANTGLQLLPNSRGAYILIPQAQASATATELTPTVVASSEMVDPQRDTYRAPRSTVHLSREDLDRFSTVSVGDMLKGVAGVQVGDSRNGGALDVNIRGIQGQSRVAVRVDGSEQAVDVYRGYGGTQQRSYIDPDLISSVTVNKGPSTRSGAIGGSVEMKTIGVDDILVDGKDVGVRLTGNLWNNGVEPEHRSRHSRDEDLSAVPRDERGSLFGSKAESGSAAFAYSQERFDLVAAYAHRNQGNYFSGKKGQDRYRLYDRDGDEQPSVANTYNAGEEVLNSSFETDSYLLKTTWRLADDHTLDLGYRRFDGHMGEIMPSDIFRYGTAGIYQYPTSEIEIDTYTARYHYLPEGNPWVDLTSHLWMTDSKTSTLSAAWMAPKSQLFRTDRAWSRQDNRRIGGDLSNVSRFTTVHGDFKLDLGGAFQLEDLQPQKSVVSTQHDINANRMLRDASRQEFSFNGNLEYKPTDALTLWGGGRYAHYQTKDNTVLAEARREEREMRWITASSPGHWGSMMWFPDQNGQYTDATDPRLNNGIVFENSNEPFNGVPFNESGATNVVVHPEGVSRVVTGYDYTPQGKSRGGGFAPAFGINFEFLPDTFVYASYTEGLRLPSLFETSQGTQQVTPGKHLKPERSRSWEVGVSALRSDLLTAGDEASAKLAWFDNDIKNYITRYYDPSPGLWGQMTFSNTDSFHTRGLELQSHYDAGRVFADLSATYYLMTETCDAAFAGKLRASANQYQRTHDAPDCTPGSYMGSYTNTQNPPRFSANLLTGLRFFDEALTVGGRMTYTSGPTAQMDKPWQTGATTPQIDYRSVALFDLFLKYKLLEHTELNVSVQNLTDRYYLDPLAQSFMPAPGRTWRVGMVARF; via the coding sequence ATGCCCGCCAGCTATCGGCTTCCCCCTGTTTCGCGCCCATCGCAACGCTTGTCCCCGATCAGCTTCGCCGTGCGCTGCGCGGTGCTCGGCTGCTTGCTGGGCTCTGGCGCAAGCCTGGCCCAGGCCGCCCCGGCGGCAACCGAGAACAGCCGGCCCGACGACGCCACGCGCCGCGACTACGATATCGCCCAGGGGCCGCTGGGCACCTCGCTGGGCGTGTTCGCCAAGCAATCGGGGCTGTTGCTGTCCTACGACCCCGATCTGACCCGCGGCCGCGCCGCGCCAGCGCTCAAGGGGCGCTACACCGTGCAGGAGGGCGCCCGGCGCCTGCTGGCCAATACCGGCCTGCAACTGCTGCCCAACTCACGGGGGGCGTACATCCTCATCCCGCAGGCCCAGGCATCGGCGACGGCAACCGAGCTGACACCGACCGTGGTCGCCTCCAGCGAAATGGTCGACCCGCAGCGCGACACCTACCGTGCGCCGCGTTCGACGGTGCATCTGTCGCGTGAAGACCTCGACCGCTTCAGCACCGTGTCGGTGGGCGACATGCTCAAGGGCGTGGCCGGCGTGCAGGTGGGCGACAGCCGCAACGGCGGCGCGCTGGACGTCAACATTCGCGGCATCCAGGGGCAAAGCCGGGTGGCGGTCAGGGTCGATGGCTCGGAGCAGGCGGTGGATGTCTACCGGGGCTACGGCGGCACCCAGCAGCGCAGCTACATCGACCCCGACCTGATCAGCAGTGTCACCGTGAACAAGGGCCCCAGCACGCGCTCCGGGGCGATCGGTGGTTCGGTGGAGATGAAGACTATCGGCGTCGATGACATCCTGGTCGATGGCAAGGATGTCGGCGTTCGCCTGACCGGCAACCTTTGGAACAACGGCGTCGAACCCGAGCACCGCAGCCGCCATTCCCGCGACGAGGATCTGAGCGCGGTGCCGCGTGATGAGCGCGGTAGCCTGTTCGGCTCCAAGGCCGAATCCGGCAGCGCCGCCTTCGCCTATTCCCAAGAGCGCTTCGACCTGGTGGCAGCCTATGCACACCGCAACCAGGGCAACTACTTCTCCGGCAAGAAGGGCCAGGACCGTTACCGGCTCTATGACCGCGATGGTGACGAGCAACCCAGTGTCGCCAACACCTACAATGCCGGCGAGGAGGTGCTCAACTCGTCGTTCGAGACCGACTCCTACCTGCTCAAGACCACCTGGCGGCTGGCCGACGACCACACCCTGGACCTCGGTTACCGTCGCTTCGACGGCCACATGGGCGAGATCATGCCGTCGGACATCTTCCGTTATGGCACCGCCGGTATCTACCAGTACCCCACCAGCGAAATCGAGATCGACACCTACACCGCGCGCTATCACTACCTGCCCGAGGGCAATCCGTGGGTGGACCTCACCAGCCACCTGTGGATGACCGACTCGAAGACCAGCACCTTGAGCGCGGCCTGGATGGCGCCCAAGTCGCAGCTGTTCCGCACCGACCGAGCCTGGTCGCGCCAGGACAACCGCCGCATTGGTGGCGACCTGAGCAACGTGTCGCGCTTTACCACCGTCCATGGCGATTTCAAGCTCGACCTGGGCGGCGCCTTCCAGCTCGAGGACTTGCAGCCGCAGAAGAGCGTGGTCTCCACCCAGCACGACATCAATGCCAACCGCATGCTGCGCGATGCATCGCGCCAGGAATTCAGCTTCAACGGCAATCTGGAGTACAAGCCCACTGACGCGCTGACGCTGTGGGGGGGCGGTCGCTATGCCCACTACCAGACCAAGGACAACACGGTGCTGGCCGAGGCGCGCCGAGAGGAGCGGGAAATGCGCTGGATCACCGCCAGCAGCCCGGGACACTGGGGCAGCATGATGTGGTTCCCGGATCAGAACGGCCAGTACACCGATGCCACCGACCCACGCCTGAACAACGGCATCGTCTTCGAGAACAGCAACGAGCCGTTCAATGGCGTGCCGTTCAACGAGTCCGGCGCGACCAACGTCGTGGTCCATCCTGAAGGTGTAAGCCGAGTGGTCACCGGCTACGACTACACCCCGCAGGGCAAGAGCAGAGGCGGTGGCTTCGCACCGGCCTTCGGTATCAACTTCGAGTTCCTCCCAGATACCTTCGTCTATGCCTCCTACACCGAGGGTCTGCGCCTGCCGTCGCTGTTCGAGACCAGCCAGGGCACCCAGCAGGTCACCCCGGGCAAGCACCTCAAGCCCGAGCGCTCGCGCAGTTGGGAAGTGGGCGTGAGTGCCTTGCGCAGCGACCTGCTGACCGCGGGCGACGAGGCGTCAGCCAAGCTGGCCTGGTTCGACAACGACATCAAGAACTACATCACCCGCTACTACGACCCGAGCCCGGGCCTGTGGGGGCAGATGACCTTCAGCAACACCGACAGCTTCCACACCCGCGGCCTGGAATTGCAGTCGCACTACGATGCCGGACGGGTGTTCGCCGACCTGTCGGCCACCTACTACCTGATGACCGAGACCTGCGACGCGGCCTTCGCCGGCAAGCTGCGCGCCAGCGCCAATCAGTACCAGCGCACCCACGACGCCCCGGACTGCACGCCGGGCAGCTACATGGGCTCGTACACCAACACGCAGAACCCGCCACGTTTCTCGGCCAACCTGCTGACCGGCTTGCGCTTCTTCGACGAGGCGCTGACCGTGGGCGGGCGCATGACCTATACCTCGGGGCCCACCGCGCAGATGGACAAGCCTTGGCAGACCGGCGCGACCACGCCGCAGATCGATTACCGCTCGGTGGCGCTGTTCGATCTGTTCCTCAAGTACAAATTGCTGGAACACACCGAGCTGAACGTGTCGGTGCAGAACCTGACGGACCGCTACTACCTGGATCCGCTGGCGCAGAGCTTCATGCCAGCACCTGGACGGACCTGGCGGGTGGGGATGGTGGCGAGATTCTGA
- a CDS encoding sigma-70 family RNA polymerase sigma factor, translating to MTLFKNPPRHIEHCAVTTLYVEHHAWLRGWLAYRLRSWGRGVADDLAQDIFVRVLASRDTTQPDTLRQPRAYLARIANCVLVSWRRRHSLEQAWLEALALVPEVEHPSPEQQSVILETLHEIDAVLDSLRPRVRQAFLMATLDGMKQKDIAQALNIALPTVKKYIHEGYVACLSQMPDE from the coding sequence ATGACCCTCTTCAAGAACCCGCCACGGCACATCGAGCACTGCGCCGTCACCACGCTTTACGTCGAACACCATGCCTGGTTGCGCGGCTGGCTGGCGTACCGCTTGCGCTCCTGGGGACGTGGCGTGGCCGATGACCTGGCCCAGGACATTTTCGTGCGCGTGCTGGCCAGCCGCGACACCACCCAGCCTGATACCTTGCGCCAGCCACGTGCCTACCTGGCCCGTATCGCCAATTGCGTGCTGGTCAGCTGGCGGCGGCGGCATTCCCTTGAGCAGGCCTGGCTCGAGGCCCTGGCGTTGGTGCCCGAAGTCGAACATCCGTCGCCCGAGCAGCAGAGCGTGATTCTCGAGACCCTGCACGAGATCGATGCCGTACTCGACAGCCTGCGGCCACGGGTCAGGCAAGCCTTTCTGATGGCAACACTGGATGGCATGAAGCAGAAAGACATCGCCCAGGCACTGAACATCGCCTTGCCGACGGTGAAGAAATACATCCACGAGGGCTACGTGGCCTGCCTGAGCCAGATGCCCGATGAGTGA
- a CDS encoding FecR family protein → MSDQNPIAQAVLAQAAAWLLLMQEGPLTPAQQLELEHWRCSDAEHERAWNRAQRLLTRLGTLPPTLARQTLVRPDSSRRTVLRSLLVLLGAAPLGWWVWRRNEGGIDYLTALGERRDVLLADGTQVSLNSDSELSVRFTAEQRLLHLRRGEIYIVTAADPSRPLRVRTGQGVMQALGTRFSVRQLPDETLLAVYEGAVQVQPESSGGLIVHASSQLRFSRNRLDPLEEARDAQLAWRNGLLVIDEMPLLQWTQELMRYSDQRLVCDPALAELRVSGSFPIDDLPLALAMLAQSHKLRTRSEAGGIFISR, encoded by the coding sequence ATGAGTGACCAGAACCCCATCGCCCAGGCGGTACTGGCCCAGGCCGCCGCCTGGTTGCTGCTGATGCAGGAAGGGCCGCTGACGCCGGCGCAACAGCTCGAACTGGAGCACTGGCGATGCAGCGACGCCGAGCACGAACGCGCCTGGAACCGGGCGCAGCGCCTGCTCACCCGCCTCGGCACCTTGCCTCCCACCCTGGCCCGGCAGACGCTGGTGCGCCCGGACAGCAGCCGGCGCACCGTGCTGCGCAGCCTGCTGGTATTGCTGGGCGCTGCACCGCTGGGCTGGTGGGTATGGCGGCGCAATGAAGGTGGTATCGACTACTTGACCGCCCTGGGCGAACGCCGGGACGTGCTGCTGGCCGATGGCACCCAGGTTTCTCTAAACAGCGACAGCGAGCTGAGCGTGCGCTTCACGGCCGAGCAGCGCCTGCTGCACCTGCGCCGGGGCGAGATATACATCGTCACCGCGGCGGACCCGTCGCGGCCTTTGCGGGTGCGCACCGGGCAAGGCGTCATGCAGGCGCTGGGCACCCGCTTCAGCGTACGCCAGCTCCCCGATGAAACCCTGCTCGCGGTCTACGAAGGCGCCGTGCAGGTCCAGCCTGAATCCAGCGGTGGCCTCATCGTCCACGCCAGCTCGCAGTTGCGCTTCAGCCGCAACCGGCTCGATCCGCTGGAAGAGGCCCGCGACGCCCAGCTGGCCTGGCGCAATGGCCTGCTGGTGATCGACGAGATGCCATTGTTGCAATGGACCCAGGAACTGATGCGCTACAGCGACCAACGCCTGGTCTGCGACCCGGCGTTGGCCGAGTTGCGGGTTTCGGGCAGTTTCCCGATCGACGACCTGCCCCTGGCCCTGGCCATGTTGGCCCAGAGCCATAAGCTGCGTACCCGCAGCGAGGCCGGCGGGATATTCATCAGCCGCTGA